The genome window GTGGAAAGATGATGTTGTGTGGTCTGGTTTGGCTTTGTACTGCCTGTCTTTTTACCCTGACACAAGGtacaaaagaagagaaggaaagggccAACATTAATAATGATTGGTTCCATTAATACTCAGGGGGAACTTCTTCTGCCTTTCAAGGAGTAATTCCTCCATGAAAGAAGTTTGTCTCAGTGAATAAGTCAGAGGAAAATGACTATGGAGCTTTTCCATGTATGGCTCATACTCCATGGATGCCTTATTTGGTGCTCTTCATTAGAGTGTGGCAACAGGGACAGGGTGAAATCATAAACTGCAGGGGACAGGTAATAGGCCATTATATTTCACCAACTAAAGACTCTCCTACTTCATTCACGCACACAGCTTCTTTGCAGACCTTCCAGGTAGTGAAGTACTATAGGATTTAGCATAAGGAAATCATTCAGGAATCTTAGACCATGAAATTCAGTTTTCAATTGTGATTATGGGGgttgagaagtcccatgatctgccatctgcaaacTGGAGAACCAAGTAAGCTGGTGGTTTAATTCAGTCTGAGTGTGAAGGCTTGAAAACCAGGAGCACCTCCAGTATCCATGCGAGAAACGCAGGAAAACTGAGTAAACTCCGTGAAATGACCCAACCGACCATCTTAGATACCATCTTCAGTAAAGacccaaaaaagtatttttaaaagagcaggtggtacctggctggcttagtaggtagaccatgtgactcttggttaAGTTCAAGCTTcccattgggtgtagagattactaaaaataacacacacacatttaagaaataaaagaactcaaCAGAACTTACCATGGATTAGAGCAGCAATACCAATATTGTTCTGGAGTCCTAGGGTCCCAGGCTAACCTGCTGCTGCACTGGAGCCACTTGGACATCTGAAGCCCAGTCAGGGGTCTAAGCTGGTTGGCCACCCTCCTGGCCCCATCCTTGCTCCTCCTCCCAGATCTTCCCTCTTCCTGAGATTCCCTCTCTGGTAGGTGGGAGGGATAGTCCCCCAAGGAACTGAAACCATTGTCCCTGCCCCTGGAAACTAAGATTATCCTTGCTTTCCTCCTCCCTTGATCCCAAcagaaagcagaagcagaaggcAGGAGAGCCTTTGCTCTGCCCCAGCCTGATTCTGCCGCTCCAACAGGTGGTCCTGGGCATAGGCCAGACTTCCCTTCACCCAGTCTACAGGTCCCTGTCCCTATCAACATACCAACTGCTTCCTAAACCATCTTAGCTAACTCAAGCCAAAACTGTCCGAGAGGATGCAAACTCTAGGGTGCTGGGTCCCCGGACCAGTGCCCAAGCCCAGGATGCACACACCTGGCCAAGTGAGGTCCCAGCCCCATCTGAAACCCAGATATAGGATGGTAGTGGGCAGATGGCCATCCCAGTTCCCACTCTCCTAGGTCTTAGAGGTGTTTGACACAGGAAAGCAGTGTGCCATTTAGCAAGAGAACCACAGAACACAGAAGCCCCACACAAGACAGTTTTCAATCAAGCTTTTAATGAAAAGATCATAAAATAACAGTTTCTCATCACTGTACATTAAGACTGCACGCTTCTGAATGGAGAGATCAGTCGTCGGTGAATTGCTTTTCTATGACACTCGAGGGCTGCGTACCTGCAGCTCTGACCTGAATTTATCCAAACTCTCAAAGGAAGTGAGCTCGATGTGATGACTGACAGCGGCGGTGGCCAGTACAGGAGTGCGATCACGGTGTCCCCCCCCCTTCTGGGAAGGGAATAGAGTAGGACAGTGATCCCTCTTCCAGTTCTGATTAAACAAAACAGCTAcaaccccatccctccccctccccctcgaGGTATTTGCGAATGGGCAGGTGCCCAACCTGGGGTCCcccaaggggggagggggaaaacaAGTGATGGGTGGGATACAGAGAGGCTCCCCTCAGCACCTGGCCCCATGGGCCCCCGCCAAATGGAGGGGGGGAGCCCTGGAGATCCTCCCTGCCCCAAAGTGAGGTCTGTTATGCAGCATTTCTGAGGTCAATAAATTACAGCAATAAATAGCAAGGTGAGGTAGGGGGAGGGGTTCCCGGTAGCAAAATTAAAGTGGGTGACTGaagctggggggggaggggtcctAGGAAGGGGGTCCTGGGCAGCCTCAATTCCCATAGCGCACATCTACCCCCTGATCTGGAATGTCACACTGAGGCTCTGGTTAGGTCCCTCTCCATCCTATCACTCCTGGCATCGGATTCACAGGTTCAGTAACATCTGCCCCAACGTGACTCTGGGGAAGAGCAAGGGCCTTGGTCCCTTTGAGGGGTACAGCAGGGCTGAGATCCCTTGTCTGTTCTTCGGAGGCCTGGTGCTTTCGTCCCCCAAGCTGAGGGGGCGGACGGATGCAGCCACCTCTTCCCTGAGCCCTGCCCTCCTGGCTGCCCAGGCCTCCCCCACTCAGGACGGCTGTAGGGAGGGCGGTAGGGTCGGCCTGCccagccagcccagcccagaTCGCACTCCTGCACGCGGCCCAGTCCAGTGAATACTGACGGGGTTGGGGCGGGGGCACAGCTGGACAGCCCGGCGCCCCCAAGTGGTGACGAACGGGAAATACACACACGCTGCGTGAAGTTCCAAAAGTCCGTCTGGGTCCAGATTGTTCATTTCACAGGCTGAGGTGTATGGCTATGCTGCGAGTCTCTGAGATTCTTATTTGCTTAAAGGTtcgtcttttcttttttaccttttttgcaATCCTGGAGGAGCCCTTGCAGTGGCTCGGTCTGGTGGGAGCGAGCGGTGGTGGAGCCAGCCGCTCACTCGCCCCAAGtctgagaaataaatacattcatcACTGCACAAACATATTGATACAAAAACAACACTGTTCAGAGTGTTTGCACCGTCTGTGTTGGTAAGGACCAGCCCAGTAAGACCTCCtcactgctgggggtgggggtggggacccaCTGGAGTCAACAGAGCTGTGCAAAGGTCCCGGGGCTTTTTGGCTTAAGAGGGACCCTCACATCAACCCACCCCAAGGGTCGCGGGCAGaatgtgggaggtgggggggcccTCCATCCCGGGGCCCTAGCCCAGACTCGGGTCCTGCGGCCAGAGCCGATGGCCATCCCCTGCTGTGCCAGCTGGCCAGGACCTTCACGGTCCGGCCAGGAGGCCTGGGAGCCAGTCAGCACCGGCCCAAGCTCTTTGGTGCCAGCTGGGCTTTGAGAGAcccggggctggggaggagggctcAGGTGAATCCAGGGGGCCTCCATGCCTGCCCCGGCCCCACGACAGCCCCTCTGCCCGTGAGCCGACTCAGAAGGGCCTCCAGCGGAAGGTGGGGATTCACTGGGACTGGCCTTACAGCTGCTGAGGTCTGAAACTGTAAAAGTTTATGTAAACAATGAGATAAATatattagtatctttttttttctgagcccaTTGAGGTTCCATACTCATTCAAAATGtgctttggtttaaaaaataggttttgtGAATTTGggtatgagcttttttttttttccttttttgttttttttttttttgttttttgttttttttttgtatatcctCTCTTTCCTACATGACATCTGCTatttctgtttcctgtttctCCGAAACATTCAGGAATTAAGTGACTAAAGCAGAGAACTGTAAGCCGCCCTTGGCCTCCAACGGCCTAATTTCCTTGTGAGGCTCTTAACACATTTCCACGCACACACTCGCAAGCACACACTCCACatgaaatcaaaggaaaaagaaaacaaaaccaagtgtTGTGTTCAATAGtcccacccctccccacaaaCCCTTAAAATCTTAAATAGGAAACTAGTGTTTTGCtttcttgttaaaatacagaaaaggctCGATACAATACTCAGGTGGGTACAATACTATGTCGCACGAACGTCGTTGAGTGAGGGGCCTTGGCGCCCAGTCCCTGAAGCTCTGCAAATGAATCAATCACCTACTCCACGGGTCACCTCGTGGATGTAGCCGCCCATGGCCCAAGAGGCCACACACAGGCCAGGCGTGCGTACAACTCCCGTGCGCTACAGACTTTGTGTCGTGTGGCTTAAGTGCTGacggagtggggtgggggtgggagggcagaaaGGCCTGGAGAGGACCCTGTCCCCTCACCTGACTTTTCAGAACACGAGACCCTGGGTCCAGTGCTCAGTTCCCACCCGGAAAGAGTAAGACCCAACTTGGGGCTGGGGGTGCCTAGAGATGGGCTCAGCCGGAAGCCCTCACTTGCAAAACACACCCTTCACCATTCGGGTCCCTGAACTTGGGCTGTTCTCAGCTGGAGGGTCTctggaggggtgaggggagaagaTGACTCTGGAATTTTTTGGTCtgaacttaaagaaaaacaacaacaaaaaaaaagagaaaagcatgaaGCAAAATTAAGATAAAGCCGCTGGCCCAACTCTGGATCCAGTCGGCCAAGGACAGTGGGGCCAACCACAGCGACCTTGGTCTGGCCTTGTGAGCCTGGCCCATGGAGGGCTGCCTGAGGCTGGCAGAGAAACCCCAAGGTGAGGAGCAAGGGGGAGGGACTCCAGACAGGGCTGAGCCAATTGGTGGCAGCCCAGGGGCCAGGACTGCCCTGAGAAGGTGACAAAACAGGGCAGCacccccccacaccatcccccagGGGGTAGACATCACTTTGGTCAGTGCTTCTCCATGCCTCTGCACTGGCCGGGCAGGGGCTGCTGCTCTCCCAAGCTCCAGCTCTTACAGGCCCAAGGGACAGGATGTGGGGGGGGCTCACTTCCACCTCATCCTGGCCCTGGCAGGGGGTCGCAAGGGGCTGGCTCCAGCAGTGAGGCTCCCCATCCTGATCTCCCGTGGGGCTGGAGCACTCACTGCCCTCCTCACCCAGGCCCAGATCAGAGGCACGGACGGGCTCCCTGAGGCTCAGGAACATACGCATTACACTCACAGGGTGGACACAGCTGGCGATATGCTCTGGGCAAAAGACACATGCAAGTGGCTCTGCAGCCGCAGGAGCCCCTCTCGGGAGAGCCTTGGGGATGGGGGTCCCAGGACGGCCACTGGGGCCAAGCAGAGCCTGGCTCACTCAAACGTGCGTCTTCCTGTGCGCACTAACAGGAGGAAAACAAGTGTCATGGCCTCAACTGCCAGTCACCAACGTACTGTTCTTGTGAATTCAAGAGGTAGCAAAAGGTCGGAAGTCTCTCCACCTTGATcggtaaggaaggaaggaaagctcgATATCTGTCCACACGCACtatgcacaccacacacacacatatacacgcacacacactcgcGCACActcacgcacacatacacacacacacagaaaatgaaaaagaagagtacCAACGGCTCTGGCATCGAGTccagccacccccctccccccacaaatcCCAGACCTTCCAGTTCAAACATTCACATAAACGTTACACTGgtttttctcttaataaaaaagaagtacCTCTAAACAAAGAATATTCCTCAGAAACTATAGGAAAATCACTCTCTCTCCTGAGGCAGCCGAGGCAGGGCTCGGGGCCCAGGGAAGCCTTTGGCCAAGAAGGGCTTCTGGGGCCTGGAGGGGTGGGCGCCCCTCAGCCCACAGCCAgggcaggggcgggaggggcagcTGCCCCTGTACATTCAGTCTGCAGACCCAGGCTCAGCCCCGAGGGGCCGGGAGGAAAATAAACTCTTGTTGgttttggtttaaaaaacaaaattcaaaaagaaaaaagaacagatcagTAGGAATAACAGCAACACAGGCCCAGAGGGCTCTTTAGCTGTGGAGAGGTAGGCGGTGGGGGCCCCCCTGACTGTCCCAGCGCCAGTGAGCAGTGACCCCTGGCTCAAAGAAGGAGGGCTGTCTCCTCCCCTCCGGCACCGCTCCCCAAAGAGCCAGGGTGGCCCGCACACAGACAAGCACTCGTGCACGCACACAGACACCACCCCTGGCCGAggggcagccctgccctccccagcagAGGGAGGCCCCCACTGCCCCCTGCTCTGACCCGGCCTGCGGGAAAGGGGCCAAGGTCCCAGCGAGACCCCTGTGACCCACTCCCACAGGCCCTGCAATGGCCCTCTCGGGGAGCCAGGGCCTAGGTGGAATCGGGAGGTAGACTGCACACCAGCAATGAGCACTCGGAGCTCGGGCCCGTTGGCTTCCCTCCTCTCACTTCCCTTGGTACAGACTGTCCATTAAAGCTCTGAGTGTGGGGGGGGGCTGGCTGGAGGTACCACCAGGAGCCACCCCCACAGGGCCTGGGGGTCCTGGCCCCTCCCGCCCGGTCTCCgtgcttctttcttccttccttccgttGGCTCCCGAGGGTGAGTCTGCAGAGGGCACCCTCGGACCGGGGAGAAGGGTCTTTGGCTTCTAGGAGGGGGAGGTGTGCATGCGCAAGTGGCTGATGAGGTTGCGCTGCTGGGTGAACTTGCCCCCGCAGAGCTGGCACTCGTAGGGCTTCTCGCCCGAGTGCACACGCATGTGCTCGGTGAGGCGGTACTGGCGGGTGAAGCGCATGCCACACTCGTCACAGGCAAAGGGCTTCAGGCCCAGGTGGCTCCTCATGTGGCGCGTCATGGTGCCGCGCTGCGTGAACATTTTGCCGCAGATGTTGCAGGGGAAGGGCCGGGTCAGCCAGTGCGTCTTCTCGTGCTGCCGCAGCGTGGCAGGGTCCTTGTAGGTCTTCTCACAGACCGAGCACTTGAAGGGTCGGGGCTCGGCCGCGTAGGCTGCACTGGGTGCCGACAGGTCCTCGGCCTCCTCCTCGGCACCCCCACTGCCCGTCTCGTAGGCTCCCTCCTCCTTAATGAACAGCTCCTCCTCCGTGTGTGTCTCCACGTGGGCGTTGAGCTGCTCTGAGCTGGGGAAGCCTTTGGCGCAGGGGATGCACACGTACAGGTTGTCCCCATAGGACACGGTCTCGTAGCCTTCCTGTCGGTACACATAGTGGGTGCCGGCGTGGCCGCTGCCCCCCTCACTCCCACTCTGCCCACTGTCCTCGCTCCCATCCTTgccattctcctcctcctccttgcagGGATATGCGGGCTCCACATAGGGCCCACTGGGGCCACCCCCACCAACATTGCTGGCCAGAATGCCATTGGGAACCCTGTCCCCTAGCCCCTCACCCTCATCCCCTGGGCAAGGGCCCTTGGGCCCCACTTCCCTCCGCTCAAAGGGGGACCCCACCATGGGCTCCTTCTTGCTCCACTCCTTCTTGCGGGCTGAGTGCCGCAGGCTCTTCCGGGGCTGCCCACCAGGCCCCTCCAACAGGCTCAGGTGGTTGTCCTCGGCCCCCTCCAGATCCATGGGCTCATTGGGGGTGCCCCCCAGCTCAGCATAAGAGGCACTGTTGGCAACAGGAGGAGCGGAGGCTGAAAGGGGCGAGCCATGCTGACTGTCACTCAACTGGGCCGGGTCGTCGGGGGTCAGGGGGGGACCGGGGGTGGCAGGAGGTAGGGGAGGACTCTTCTTGGACAGGTCCAGACCTAGCTCCTGCTCACAGCCCCCACTGCTCCCATTGGTGCTGCAGCTGCCCAGGCCGGCCTCCCCACTGGCTGGACAGATGGCCCGGCCCAGGCCATGCACACCCTCCTGGCTGGAGCCCCCGAGGAAAAGCTCGTCATCTGAGCCTTTGGCCTGGGGGAGCTCCTGGGGGGTATGGGCCCCTTTGCGTCCGTCCACAAGCCCTGGATACCGCGCCTGAATGACGGAGGCTGTGGATAGCCGCTGGCTGCGGGGGGGCCTCCCCATGCCAGTGGCACCCACCCGACCAGAGCCGAAGGGCTTGCCGGCTCGCTTGAGTTTACGGCGGCAAAGGGCTGCCAACTCAGGCAGCTGGAGGTAGCTGGCGGCAGTGAGGAGAGTGCTGAAGTTGGGCTCGGCCGGCTGGTCACTGGGAAGCAGTTTTCCCGTGTAGATGAAGTCCAGGATCTGCTGGAACACTGTGGAGCTGACCATGTCTGTGTCCAGGTTGATGAGGTTGTCGTGCAGGACCAGGGACTTGAAGTAGATGCTGCTGGCAGCCAGGACGTTCTTGTGCGCACGGAAGATGGAGTTCTCCACCATGATAATGACATCACACAGGAAACCCTTCGTCCTCTGCTGGTTCAGCTGCAGCAGGAGCTGCTTGGAGTGGCTGGGCAGCTCCATGTCGGGCCCCATGTCCCCGCGCCCCGCCCACGCGTACCACCTGCGGGCAAGAACAGGCGCATGGGCATTAGCCACCTGGAAGCCTCATGAAGGGCTCCAGGACAGGGTAGGGCTGTGGTGATGCTAAGAGGGCCTCATCAGGCATAGTACCCAGGGAGGGAACTCATACTACCCACCCATGGGGGCTCATGCTGCCCAAAAGGGGACAGTGGCACCAGCCCCATGTAgatgatgagaaaacagaagcagaggaCAATGGTTACGTGGTGCCAAGCAGAAAAAATGAGATGTGAATTTGGCTCCACAGCCCAGGGCACTGTCTCCACACTAAAGAAGTCAGCCACAAACCCACAGGGGACTCAAAAATGACCACCAGGGGACTGTGAAGCACTGGGTAGAAGCAGGGACTGAGGTGAGCAGAAGCTCCCAGGTGTGCTCACTTTCCACATGGGCATGCAACCTCCCAGCTTTTAGGACAAGCTAGAAATTGAGATTTTTCAGCTTAATCTCTCAATGTCAAATAAAGGTTCTTTTGCCTTAAATACCATGTGGGCCAAATCAAATATGCAGCCGCCATTTGTGAGCTCTGCTCTGCCCTGGGTGCCTTTCAAACTCCAGTGGTTTCCCAAGCTTTCGGATTTGTCAACATCACAGACCTACCTTTAGTATTCCAGCCATAGTCCCTTGCCAGTGCCTGCTCCCATTCCATGAGGACCTCACCCCCCAAGAGGGCCCTGAGTACTCCAGCCTGGGTCTCAAGGTGCTGAGCAGAAAAGGGGGCCTGGCCAAGCCCCTGGCACTACCATGGCCCTGGGAAAGGCAGCCAGCTGGCCTTGTCAGACTGGCGCAGACACTAACTAATGTCATTAATAAACACACAAAGGCCTCTGCCCTCCACGGGAACCTTGCAGGTGGGCTTTGTAATAGCATGCACATCGGTCTCTGAGAGTGGGGTGCTCTGACCATGCATCCACCCAAATGAGCAGCAGGATCTGAGGCACAAGGTGTAGCTCATTGCTCCCTCCAGCCCCTCAGGGAACATGCACCCTCCCACAGGCAACTGTGTGCCATGCAGCTGACAAGGGTGCTTTGAtgtcctttggctcagggctcaatctctgaAAGTAACTGACTGCTCTGAGCCTC of Canis lupus baileyi chromosome 27, mCanLup2.hap1, whole genome shotgun sequence contains these proteins:
- the HIC2 gene encoding hypermethylated in cancer 2 protein isoform X1 → MVSGPLALRWYAWAGRGDMGPDMELPSHSKQLLLQLNQQRTKGFLCDVIIMVENSIFRAHKNVLAASSIYFKSLVLHDNLINLDTDMVSSTVFQQILDFIYTGKLLPSDQPAEPNFSTLLTAASYLQLPELAALCRRKLKRAGKPFGSGRVGATGMGRPPRSQRLSTASVIQARYPGLVDGRKGAHTPQELPQAKGSDDELFLGGSSQEGVHGLGRAICPASGEAGLGSCSTNGSSGGCEQELGLDLSKKSPPLPPATPGPPLTPDDPAQLSDSQHGSPLSASAPPVANSASYAELGGTPNEPMDLEGAEDNHLSLLEGPGGQPRKSLRHSARKKEWSKKEPMVGSPFERREVGPKGPCPGDEGEGLGDRVPNGILASNVGGGGPSGPYVEPAYPCKEEEENGKDGSEDSGQSGSEGGSGHAGTHYVYRQEGYETVSYGDNLYVCIPCAKGFPSSEQLNAHVETHTEEELFIKEEGAYETGSGGAEEEAEDLSAPSAAYAAEPRPFKCSVCEKTYKDPATLRQHEKTHWLTRPFPCNICGKMFTQRGTMTRHMRSHLGLKPFACDECGMRFTRQYRLTEHMRVHSGEKPYECQLCGGKFTQQRNLISHLRMHTSPS
- the HIC2 gene encoding hypermethylated in cancer 2 protein isoform X2; translation: MVSGPLALRWYAWAGRGDMGPDMELPSHSKQLLLQLNQQRTKGFLCDVIIMVENSIFRAHKNVLAASSIYFKSLVLHDNLINLDTDMVSSTVFQQILDFIYTGKLLPSDQPAEPNFSTLLTAASYLQLPELAALCRRKLKRAGKPFGSGRVGATGMGRPPRSQRLSTASVIQARYPGLVDGRKGAHTPQELPQAKGSDDELFLGGSSQEGVHGLGRAICPASGEAGLGSCSTNGSSGGCEQELGLDLSKKSPPLPPATPGPPLTPDDPAQLSDSQHGSPLSASAPPVANSASYAELGGTPNEPMDLEGAEDNHLSLLEGPGGQPRKSLRHSARKKEWSKKEPMEGYETVSYGDNLYVCIPCAKGFPSSEQLNAHVETHTEEELFIKEEGAYETGSGGAEEEAEDLSAPSAAYAAEPRPFKCSVCEKTYKDPATLRQHEKTHWLTRPFPCNICGKMFTQRGTMTRHMRSHLGLKPFACDECGMRFTRQYRLTEHMRVHSGEKPYECQLCGGKFTQQRNLISHLRMHTSPS